Proteins encoded within one genomic window of Zestosphaera sp.:
- the rpl4p gene encoding 50S ribosomal protein L4 — MADRIVVFEAVERKVPVLSAGGEVIGELTLPPIFSLPIRKDLIRRAFLAAFTARLQPKGRDPLAGKRRVGESWGIGHSSARVPRLDNGRAVIAPMTRGGRPAHPPKVEKILREDINRKEKLRALASAIAATSVPQLVRQRGHVFGREVLPVIVEDSALKVSKTGEARKVLASIGVIADVMRAGERTRIRAGKGKMRGRGYVTPRSVLIVTHEDDVSTYRAFRNLPGVDVVSVKMLSVLHLAPGGSPGRLTVYTKSAVDELKKRFEVITV, encoded by the coding sequence GTGGCAGACAGGATAGTGGTATTTGAGGCGGTGGAGAGGAAGGTTCCGGTACTCAGCGCTGGCGGTGAGGTGATCGGTGAGTTGACTCTTCCCCCCATTTTCTCACTCCCGATCAGGAAGGACTTAATAAGGAGGGCTTTCCTAGCGGCCTTTACAGCCAGGCTCCAGCCTAAGGGGAGGGACCCCCTAGCAGGGAAGAGGAGAGTTGGTGAGTCGTGGGGGATAGGCCACAGCTCCGCCAGAGTTCCAAGGCTCGATAACGGGCGTGCTGTGATAGCCCCGATGACTAGAGGGGGTAGGCCAGCCCACCCACCTAAGGTCGAGAAGATCCTTAGGGAGGATATCAACAGGAAGGAGAAGTTGAGGGCACTGGCGTCAGCCATAGCGGCGACCAGCGTACCGCAATTAGTTAGGCAGAGGGGACACGTCTTCGGCAGGGAGGTCCTCCCAGTCATTGTTGAGGACAGCGCGCTCAAAGTCTCCAAGACTGGTGAAGCAAGGAAGGTGCTAGCGAGCATAGGCGTTATAGCGGACGTCATGAGAGCCGGTGAGAGAACCAGAATCAGAGCCGGTAAGGGCAAGATGAGGGGCAGGGGGTACGTGACACCCAGGTCCGTCCTCATTGTAACGCACGAGGATGACGTGAGCACCTACAGGGCCTTCAGGAACTTGCCCGGCGTTGACGTAGTTTCAGTTAAGATGCTGAGCGTACTCCACCTGGCTCCGGGAGGGAGTCCTGGGAGGCTGACTGTATATACTAAGTCAGCCGTTGACGAGCTTAAGAAGAGGTTCGAGGTGATTACGGTATGA
- a CDS encoding 50S ribosomal protein L23: MSIPIIKRALATEKALTLVERENTLVFIVELKATKHQIREAIEKLFSVKVEEVRTAITMEGEKKAYVKLKPEYKASEVATKLGLI, from the coding sequence ATGAGCATCCCCATCATAAAGAGGGCGCTGGCAACTGAGAAAGCGCTCACATTAGTTGAGAGGGAAAACACTCTGGTTTTCATAGTGGAGCTGAAGGCAACTAAACACCAGATCCGTGAGGCTATTGAGAAGCTGTTCAGCGTTAAGGTCGAGGAAGTGCGTACAGCCATAACTATGGAGGGGGAGAAGAAAGCATACGTTAAGCTCAAGCCGGAGTATAAGGCGAGCGAAGTAGCTACTAAGTTAGGACTTATTTAA
- a CDS encoding 50S ribosomal protein L2, translating to MGKKTLQQRAGRGGQNFRSPAHTRVAEAKYPPPSDVTYRGVVTELVHDPGRWVPLARVRLEGGGEYYIPASEGMYVGQEVFIGPDAPASLGCTLPLGKIPEGSKVYNVELRPGDGGKLARQAGSYAIVLGKSGAYTILLLPSKRQKSVLSTARATVGVTAGAGRPEKPLLKAGASYHKWKVKARKWPKVRGVAMNAVSHKFGGGHHQRKSHPSTVSRNAPPGRKVGHIAARRTGLRKR from the coding sequence GTGGGTAAGAAGACTCTTCAGCAGAGGGCTGGCCGCGGAGGGCAGAACTTCAGGAGCCCTGCACACACTAGAGTCGCTGAAGCTAAGTACCCTCCGCCCTCCGACGTGACTTACAGAGGAGTAGTCACTGAACTAGTGCATGACCCTGGGAGGTGGGTCCCCCTAGCTCGAGTGAGGCTGGAGGGCGGCGGTGAGTACTACATACCCGCTTCGGAAGGCATGTATGTAGGGCAGGAGGTATTCATAGGTCCTGATGCCCCGGCAAGCCTGGGTTGCACCCTACCGCTGGGGAAGATACCTGAGGGGTCGAAGGTCTACAACGTAGAGCTCAGGCCCGGCGACGGCGGCAAGCTAGCGAGGCAGGCGGGGAGTTATGCAATAGTCCTTGGAAAATCCGGTGCCTACACTATACTCCTCCTTCCTAGCAAGAGGCAGAAGAGCGTGCTCAGCACAGCGAGAGCAACTGTAGGAGTTACTGCGGGTGCGGGAAGACCTGAGAAACCTCTGCTTAAGGCTGGCGCTTCCTACCATAAGTGGAAGGTGAAGGCACGCAAGTGGCCTAAAGTGAGGGGAGTTGCCATGAATGCAGTCAGCCACAAGTTCGGCGGAGGCCACCACCAGAGGAAGTCTCACCCGTCCACTGTGTCCAGGAACGCACCGCCCGGCAGGAAGGTCGGGCACATTGCAGCCAGGAGGACAGGCCTCAGAAAGAGGTAG
- a CDS encoding DUF357 domain-containing protein, translating to MASEELAARVRAYIDMVENALKRLVLKSGGREVGEIVGLAGLYLKDAKHYFSVGDYVTSLSCIAYSEGLIDALRMLGSVEVEWTRSRPSRVLIGGTFDILHPGHLHYMREASGRGLVFAVVARDSVVRRVKGRDPLFDERSRLELVSSVKHVYSALLGDEEDFMKPVTIIKPDVILLGADQPVDETTLIKRGEELGLKFTVERLRKRVEGPLMSTSSIVKGILQRYCVNQIQ from the coding sequence ATGGCATCAGAGGAGCTCGCGGCCAGGGTCAGGGCTTACATAGACATGGTTGAGAATGCTCTGAAGAGGCTGGTCCTCAAGTCCGGCGGCAGAGAGGTCGGTGAGATCGTCGGTCTAGCTGGCCTGTACCTGAAGGACGCTAAGCACTACTTCAGCGTCGGCGACTACGTGACCTCACTTTCCTGCATTGCATACAGTGAGGGCCTGATAGACGCGTTGAGGATGTTAGGAAGCGTTGAGGTTGAGTGGACCAGGAGCCGCCCATCCAGAGTGCTGATCGGCGGCACTTTCGACATACTCCATCCAGGACACCTCCACTACATGCGTGAAGCGTCTGGGAGGGGTCTGGTGTTCGCCGTGGTCGCCAGGGACTCGGTCGTCAGGAGGGTTAAGGGGAGGGATCCGCTGTTCGACGAGAGGTCCAGGCTCGAGCTAGTCTCCTCCGTCAAGCACGTCTACAGCGCCTTACTGGGGGATGAGGAGGACTTTATGAAGCCCGTGACTATCATTAAGCCGGACGTGATTCTGCTGGGAGCGGATCAGCCGGTTGACGAAACGACCCTCATCAAGAGGGGGGAGGAGTTAGGCCTTAAGTTTACAGTGGAGAGGTTGAGGAAAAGGGTTGAAGGCCCCCTCATGTCCACCTCAAGCATAGTTAAGGGGATCCTTCAGAGATACTGCGTCAATCAAATTCAGTAA